In Papaver somniferum cultivar HN1 chromosome 9, ASM357369v1, whole genome shotgun sequence, the genomic stretch taggatttttttctttgttctgtCACTCAATACTGACTAAATTGCGTGCATCTATGAAGATAGGTAGGATCCTTTACTCGTCTGATTACAGTATCATGCCATGCTCCGTGGCTAATAGGGTGTTTAAAACACATTAGAAAGTTACTTTTCGAAAAGCTAGAAATTAGATTAGAGGGTGTTTGGATATCAATAGTAAAAGTGCTTCTGCTTCTTTAGAAGCAGAAATCAATCTCAGAAGTCGGAAGTAAAAGAACATTGCTCCAAAGTTAACTTTTTGTCTTTCATTCTCAAATTTTATTCCCAACCTAACTTTTGACTTTTTTGCTTCTAAAAGTTAAAAAGTTACTTCTTAAGGTGTATCCAAACACACGGCGTTTGGATACCACTTAAGAAGTTGCTTTTCGACTTCTAAAAGCAAAAAAGTCAAAAGTTAGTTTGGGGACACAATATTAAAATGACTTGTATAAGTAAAAAGTTGATTTTACAATGATAAATGTTTTTGCTTCTGACTTTTGAGATTGGTTTTTTGCTTCTAGAGATgcaggagtgcttttgattctgGTATCCAAACCATCTAAATGCTTCTAAAAGTAAAGAAGTTACTTTTTGACTTCTTAATTTACTTGCGAAAACATTTCGTACTTGAGATAAAAATAAATGCTTCTTACTCTTAGTCTTAGTAAGTAAAGATGCAACATTCAATTAAGAAGCATAATCCACAGAtaggtttttttttgtgttgattCCAGAATCAATTTCACTAGAGGAAGTAAGATTGCTTGTCCTAGACTTTATTGACTGATATTATGAAAGGCTTTAAAGACAGATGCAATAAAAGAGAGTAGTGTACGTAAGCAGATTAAGTTGGATCACTAAAGTTGTCTTTATTAAATTATGGAAGGTGGACTTAAACACACTGAACTTAAGATGATGGATTTTGTTTGAAACCGGTGGTACACTTTTATACTGAAATAGATTGGTGGTTTTCCTTTTGCTTGGTCTTGCTGATTCGCaagaaaatgtttttgttttccttGGAAACCCAATTTTTCAGGTTTGGCACTACTGAACCTGACTTAGACTGTTGTTATCTTGATACAAGATAAGAGTTTTTAGTTCCAAGCTTTGAGTTTGTCGCTTGCATCTAAATCAATGGGCATGCTGTttagcaaaaaaagaaagaagaaagaaaatggaagcaacattttttttttttcagactcATTAAAATTGTGAAAGGAATTTGGTCAGAGCTTGGTCCATTTAATTTGTACCACTCTActagttcttttcttcttcaagaAAAGAAGACTCCAGCCGTTTATCCCTGGCTGTGTTTGGCATGTAGCTTCGGGGTTCCGCATGCTCTATACTTCTGGTCCTGACTGCGATGGTTGGTCCCAAGAAGTACTGTGACTATTATCCACCATAATCACACAAAAAAGATGCACCCacacaaaaaaattattttattctaaGACTTTAAGAGATACTACCTTTTAAAATTTACTTTTCTATAGAGTTTTGTTAGTTATGCTAGAGCCTAGATGCATGTTGAAGAAAAATGACAATGTTATTCTCTCTTTTTACTCTTTAACATCAATTCATGGTAACTGTATCACGAATAAAATTTAAGCTCTCCGTATAAGTAACAATTTGTGACGGGTCCATAGGTTCAGGAATCAGGAGACAAACCTTCAGGTTTGAAATTTTTTACACAATGTTTTTTTACTTTCCGTGTCATGTGAAAACAGTTCCCCTGTATTTTTGAGGATCCCAAACAAAACTTCTTATATAGATAAGCACCTGCATAATTTAGAACCCATAGACTGCCGATCATAAAACCGTTTTCAGACGAGATCATAAACCCATAATTTAAGCTTACTAAAGATTTTGTAGTAGTTGGTACAAATACATTTCCTCTATGAGATAGTTAGGAGTGAAGCTGCTGGTTCATCAAGGGGTAGAAGAGTGGCCATTTAACTAGAACCAGTACTGGGCAATTACACGAAATGAACAAACCCCTTAATCCCTAATTCTGAAGGAATCAAACCCCAAATTGATTGCAGTTTTAGGAATGAGTTTACTCTAGTATGTTGGTCACAATTCAGAAACATTCAATGTGTAACATCCATTCAGTATTCGAACTGGTGGAGACACGTGCTTGAAATTGCTATTTTGAGCTTTCTTTTTGATATTGCTGTTTTTGTCAACTGAAAGTTTTTACACTTCCTAATAGTTGCTTTCTTAGAATACCTGATAACTGAGTAAATGGTCCAACAAGTTGTTAGAACTTCACAATATTCGAAAAGTTCACACCTTAGAGCTTAATTTGTTTAAATATTAATGTTTTAGAAATGAATGTGGTACACATTGATGAGTATTGCTCTTTCCTTTTACAGGATTCCATCAATGCAGATGGGGTTATAAGAACGTATCAGTCACTGAAGCAGTTGTTGAGAATTACAGAAAAGCCAAAATCCCTCTTGATGTCATTTGGAACGATGATGACCACATGGATGCAGCAAAGGACTTCACTCTTGATCCCGTCAACTTTCCTCGTCCAAAGCTTTTGTCCTTCCTTGAAAAAGTTCATTCACGTGGCATGAAATACATTGTTCTCACTGACCCTGGAATCGGTGTTAATGAATCGTATGGTGTATTCAAACGTGGAATGGCAGATGATGTTTTCATTAAATATGAAGGTGAACCCTTCCTAGCTCAAGTCTGGCCTGGACCTGTATACTTCCCAGATTTCCTTAATCCTAAAACCGTTTCGTGGTGGACTGATGAGATCAGGCGTTTCCGTGAGCTTGTACCCATTGATGGTCTTTGGATCGATATGAATGAGCCATCAAATTTCTGCTCTGGTAAATGCAAAATAGTGAAGAATAGACCATGCCCAGGAGACCCAGGATGGGAGTGTTGCTTGGATTGTACGAATATAACAACAACTCGATGGGATGATCCTCCTTACAAGATCAATGTTTCAGGTGTACACGCTGCTTTGGGGTTTAAAACTATAGCTACAAGTGCTACACACTACAATGGTGTCTTGGAATACGATGCTCACAGTCTCTATGGTTTCTCTCACACCATTGCAACTCACAAAGCCTTTATGTCACTTGAAGAGAAGAGGCCATTTATATTAACGCGGTCAACTTTCGTTGGTTCAGGACACTATGCAGCACATTGGACAGGTGATAACAAAGGTACTTGGGAGAATCTGAAGTATTCAATCTCTACAATGCTGAATTTTGGTATATTTGGAGTTCCTATGGTTGGTTCAGATATCTGTGGATTTTATCCTGCCCCGACTGAAGAGCTTTGTAACCGTTGGATCGAGCTCGGTGCATTCTACCCTTTCTCAAGAGATCACGCAAACTTTTATTCCCCCAGCCAAGAGCTCTATGTTTGGGATTCTGTTGCAAAGTCGGCAAGAAATGCACTTGGTATGCGGTACAAGCTCCTTCCTTATCTCTACACATTGAACTACGAGGCTCACATCAGTGGTGCGCCTATCGCAAGGCCAGTTTTCTTCTCGTTCCCAAATTTTACTGAAAGTTATGGGCTCAGTACTCAATTCTTGCTAGGGAGTAGTGTGATGGTATCACCTGTACTTAGGAAAAAGGCCACAAAGGTAAAAGCTCTGTTTCCCCCAGGTACTTGGTACAATCTCTTCGATATGACACAAACAGTTATAGGTAGAGGACAGTATGCAACCTTGGATGCACCTTTGCATGTAATCAACGTGCATGTTTATCAGAACACTATACTTCCAATGCAGCAGGGTGGATTGACTTCTAAAGAGGCAAGAACCACGCCTTTCAGCCTCGTAGTTACTTTTCCGTCAGGTGCTTCTAAGGGAGACGCTAGAGGGAAGCtttatcttgatgatgatgaacttCCTGAAATGAAACTTGGAAATGGGTACTCGACATATATTGATTTCTATGCTACCTTAAATGAGAAAACAGTGAAAGTTTGGTCTGATGTTCAAGAGGGTAAGTATGCATTACAGAAAGGATGGACCATAGAGAAGGTAACTGTATTAGGATTAGATGGAATTGGAGAATCACTTGCAGTGGACATTGATGGAATGCCTGTTTCGGATATGTCAAGCGCTGAATTCTCTGCTTCAGATCTTTATCACTTGGAGAAGTTAGAAGGAGATACCAAGAAGAAGGGTATGATGGTAGAAGTTAAGGGATTGGAATTGCCTCTTGGGAAGAAATTTTCTATGTCTTGGAAAATGGGCATCTAAGGTTAAGAGATGGATTGCAGACGGATGCATTTTATTTCAGCTTCTCTCAGTTTCCTTTGACTAGATTAGTTTCTACTTAAGAATTACTCATCCCATGCAACTCATAGGAGATGGATTATCTTTTCTTGCATTATCTTTTCTGGTTGTAGTTTAAAAAAACTGGGAAAATTTTCCAagtagaaatcttaaataaacTCTTCGCAGAGCTGCTATTTGGAAAACATATTGAAATTAGAATATTTATAGCGTACAGGTTTCTTATGAAATTAGCTAGACAGGTCTTAGAAATTTGATTCTTGAAGAGGGAATATGGAATTGATTCATTTTgcatttttcattcataaaaaaGGGTTTACAAAGTAATCCACAAAAATTAACCCTTGTTGCATCATTAGACAACCAACTCCTTCAAATCCACAAACTAAGATAACTTAAAAAACTTAAGTAAAACAACTAGACAATCTGACTTTCAAACTTCACAACAAGACTTACTCAGAACAAACGTAAGCATTAGACTCGACAGCTTCAAATCAATGACCAAGATAAATATCAGGCTTCTTCCTGTCCCTTGCACTCCTGCGAAGTTCTTGAGTTTCAGAACGAGCCATTCCACCAGTTTTCTTCATGGCTGGGGCTTTTTTCAAGGGCGCCATTGCACCAAGTTCattctctccatcttccttttttTCCTGTTGTTTTTCTCTGTCAGTACCACCATCACCGGATTCACCAACAATGAATTTTTCTTTCAGGGATTCCATTTCGAGTTTCAAATTCTCCATTGCAAGTTGCAGCTGTTCAACTTTTTCATTCATGCATTTCTCAACGTCAACAACTTTTTCTTGAAGTTGCAAGAACTCAAATTCTGATGGTACTTGCATAAGACCCTCTATCTCTGCATCGAACATCACATCTAGATTCACAGTTGGAGAGTTTTCATTCGAACTCATTTTGCTAAAGTAGTAGTAGTAAGAATtaagaagaatgaagaaaatgaGTTGTTAACTACCCCTTTAAATAGATATCAGGGTTCATAGAATTCAGCCTTAGAATTCAAAGTATTTTTATTGCTTCTAATTCACTCATTAAGAATGAAAAGTGCCATTTATTAGTACTTTGGGTTCCCAAAGTTCACAGACGACTAAAAACACTGATTCCAAAACTCATTGAATTCGAATGGGTTATGATAGAGGGTGTctagaaacaaagaaaataatatcTTGGCAggcaaattttaattttttttttttcacaaaggTCATGACTTGCTAAAAATTTAGTTTTTCAGAAAGGTTACAAAGTACTCCACAGACTTAGGCCTTCTCTTGCCTGACCTGTTCTTTATATGCCTGGAGCCATTCAGACTCGGAGTACCTCATTTGACCACCATATGCATCTTCCCAAATAAATTCTCTAAGTGCAGGAGGAAACTCGCTAGGTTTCACCTCCCGTTTGTTCTTGAAATGCTTTCCCAGATAATATGCAGCTTTATTCAAAAACTTTGCGTTTAAAACAATAATTTCAAATTTCATGCGGCCCATCCTCCTAATATCCTTCACAATATCAATCAACAGTTTGGATTGGCTTCTTTTGATATCAGGAAATATCTCCTCCGCACATTTTTCACAAAATTCATAACGACGTTTGTAACGATGGAGACAATACCTTCGACTTTGAATCATGGCCTCAACGATTGAAACAAGTCTTGTTGAGTTGAAATGAACTGTTAGTCCATAATGAGCTCCATGAGCTAAAGCAAGTTTGAAGCCCCTTCTTAGTCCCTTTAAAAGGTAGTAAAGGTATGACCCC encodes the following:
- the LOC113308178 gene encoding alpha-xylosidase 1-like; translated protein: MMFFSGSSSKSPWPPTILLFLFILNIALVSSTKTTTSTSKISQGYSLISIEEAPNGGLIGHLHLNKKTNIYGPDIPHLQLFVKHETEDRLRVHITDAEKQRWEVPYDLLPREKPPKSALHKSVAGETGEIPFLSEKSSAGSELVFSYKSNPFSFAVKRKSNGETLFDSTSENSDPFSNLVFKDQYIEISTKLPKDASLYGLGENTQPHGIKLHPNDPYTIYTADQSAINLNMDLYGSHPVYMDLRNVGGQVTSHGVLLLNSNGMDVIYRGNSLTYKIIGGVLDFYFFAGGASPLSVVDQYTQLVGRPAPMPYWALGFHQCRWGYKNVSVTEAVVENYRKAKIPLDVIWNDDDHMDAAKDFTLDPVNFPRPKLLSFLEKVHSRGMKYIVLTDPGIGVNESYGVFKRGMADDVFIKYEGEPFLAQVWPGPVYFPDFLNPKTVSWWTDEIRRFRELVPIDGLWIDMNEPSNFCSGKCKIVKNRPCPGDPGWECCLDCTNITTTRWDDPPYKINVSGVHAALGFKTIATSATHYNGVLEYDAHSLYGFSHTIATHKAFMSLEEKRPFILTRSTFVGSGHYAAHWTGDNKGTWENLKYSISTMLNFGIFGVPMVGSDICGFYPAPTEELCNRWIELGAFYPFSRDHANFYSPSQELYVWDSVAKSARNALGMRYKLLPYLYTLNYEAHISGAPIARPVFFSFPNFTESYGLSTQFLLGSSVMVSPVLRKKATKVKALFPPGTWYNLFDMTQTVIGRGQYATLDAPLHVINVHVYQNTILPMQQGGLTSKEARTTPFSLVVTFPSGASKGDARGKLYLDDDELPEMKLGNGYSTYIDFYATLNEKTVKVWSDVQEGKYALQKGWTIEKVTVLGLDGIGESLAVDIDGMPVSDMSSAEFSASDLYHLEKLEGDTKKKGMMVEVKGLELPLGKKFSMSWKMGI